The following is a genomic window from Mycolicibacterium sp. TY81.
CCAACGCTCCTCGACGGCCATGGTCGGTGATGGCGTCAATGACGCCCCCGCTCTGGCCACCGCCGATTTGGGGATCGCGATGGGTGCGATGGGCACCGACGTGGCCATCGAAACCGCCGACGTCGCCCTCATGGGTGAAGACCTGCGCCACCTCACCCAGGCCCTGGCCCACGCGCGGCGAGCCCGGCGCATCATGCTCCAAAACGTCGGCCTCTCACTGGGATTGATCGCAGTGCTCATCCCGCTCGCCCTCACCGGTGTGCTCGGCCTGGCCGCGGTCGTCGCGGTGCACGAACTCGCCGAAATCGTCGTCATCGCCAACGGTGTCCGGGCCGGGCGCACCAAACCACTGGCACAGCCAGGCCGGGACCATGATCCGGTGGCCGAAGTAGCCGCCTCCGCGATATCGCGTTGACCACCGGCATCATCCATCGCGTAACCAGCCAGGCGAGGAGGTCAGCAAGGTGTGGTGTTTGCCGATGACTTATCACGCCTTTGCGTCACGGCCGGCAGCGGTCAGGCCGAGACTGTGCGCTCGCCGCCAGGCGGCCGCCAGGTTTGCGCTTCGGCTCTTGCCTGATACCTGGCAGAGGTACGTGCTGCATTCTTTGTTGTTGGTCTGCCACCGCAGTTCGGCGTAGATACGCAGGTATCTGCGCCGCAGGACGACCCGTCCGAGCGCACCACCACTGTCGTTCACCACACGGCATCGGCGGCCGCCTGCGGCGTGGTCCTGCTCAAGGGCTTGCCCCTGCTTGGTCCAGTGGACCGGCGCTTTCCACTGCTCGTCGCGGACCGGGGTGCGATTCCAGCCCACGATCGCGCCCGGTGTTTAGACCATCGTGAGGTGCCGGGCGCCGGGCCTGTCGCTTACGCCGAAGAGCGCGCCGCGTTGCGCGCCGGTGAGCAGCGTAATGTCGTCGAGTTCACTGGCGGTGTAGCCGCCGGCCGCGAGTTGGCCGAGTACGTCGCCGACGAGACGGGGCATCTCCTCGGCCACGCCGGGGCGGGGGCCATACATGCGGCCGGTCTCGTTGAGCAGCCGGAACATCGAGCGGTACTGGTAGTCGGAGAGCACACCTCGCTCGCGGGCCCGCACGACCAGCGACGACGCGCTCACACCCCAGGTGAGGCGCAGCTCATCGAGTTCATGCACGGCCCGCACTGACACGCGGTCCAAGTCAAAGCCGATGTCGGCGATGGGGGCGAGGAACTCGGCGGCGAAACTGTTGGCCCGCCGCTCGGCCTCGGCGGGGCTGACCAGCGTCATCGCATCCATGACCAGGTGGCCGAGTTCGTGGGCCAGCGTCATCCGCATGCGGTCGGGCGGCCGGGCCGCGTTGACGTACACCAGGTGCGGGTGATACTCGCTTGCTCGCAGGGTCACCGCGTCGATCTCGTCGTCGAGGA
Proteins encoded in this region:
- a CDS encoding XRE family transcriptional regulator; the protein is MTAPDPYDDAANSVMVQLTRLSRGWSKKRLADEAGVSASHVSRVEAGLLPLAGKALLDYAQAMECRPEALCVPFTRSPAQGSHFRANLSAAEWKRDRVWARANLVAMRIGRLVSRADINPKLALPDLDPADYASELGEITVAQVLRRLWRVAGPIRSMTELLEAAGVFVVVDGFLDDEIDAVTLRASEYHPHLVYVNAARPPDRMRMTLAHELGHLVMDAMTLVSPAEAERRANSFAAEFLAPIADIGFDLDRVSVRAVHELDELRLTWGVSASSLVVRARERGVLSDYQYRSMFRLLNETGRMYGPRPGVAEEMPRLVGDVLGQLAAGGYTASELDDITLLTGAQRGALFGVSDRPGARHLTMV